The Acidobacteriota bacterium genome segment ACCAATACCGTATCGTCGCCGATCGTGCTGTCTGTCATGGAGTGCGTCTCTCAATCGGACTGTGTGTGTCCGGAATATCAGAAAGCGGAGGATTCAAGCAACATTTTTTCCTGAGTCCCGGCTGGAAAAAATTGGAGCACTGTTTCAATTTTTTATTAGACATCCGGTTTTCGCTCGTTTAAACTCTCTTCTTCGAGCATCGTCAGCGGACGAACCGTAACCAGGAGGCAGGCGCGGCACCATGAATGGTTGGCGACTGGTCATCACCCTGCTGAGCCTCCTTTCGCCCGCCTATACCCTTCCCCCCGCCCTGCTCGAAAGCACCGTCTCCACCCCCGCCGCCATCCCCGAATTCGCATTCGTCGCCCAGCCACCCGCCGACATGGTGGGCCTCAGCGATGAGCAGCTCAGTTGGCTCATCGCCGAGGACACCGCCGCCCTCGGCTCCGTATCCATCGGTTTCCCCAGCGGCGGGGTCCTGCTCAACGGCCGCCAGATGCCATCGAGTCCGCTCTGGGATGTGGTCAATCCGGATGAATCATGGGGTACCGAGGAGACCATCGCCTTCGTGGAAACCGCCATCCGGGCCGTTCACGCTGTATATCCGGATTCCCACCCCCTCTATATCGGCGACATCAGCGAGGACGACGGCGGGCGGCTCAACCGGCACCAGACCCATCAGGCGGGCCGCGACGTGGATCTCGGCTTTTACTTCAAGCACGGCCAGGGCGCCTGGCACACCCACGGCACATCGCGCAACCTGGACCTGCCCCGCAACTGGGCGCTGGTCCGGGCGCTGGTGGTCCACACCGACGTCGAGACCGTCCTGCTGGACCGCAGCATCCAACGCCTCCTATACGATTACGCGGTC includes the following:
- a CDS encoding LysM peptidoglycan-binding domain-containing protein, with protein sequence MNGWRLVITLLSLLSPAYTLPPALLESTVSTPAAIPEFAFVAQPPADMVGLSDEQLSWLIAEDTAALGSVSIGFPSGGVLLNGRQMPSSPLWDVVNPDESWGTEETIAFVETAIRAVHAVYPDSHPLYIGDISEDDGGRLNRHQTHQAGRDVDLGFYFKHGQGAWHTHGTSRNLDLPRNWALVRALVVHTDVETVLLDRSIQRLLYDYAVSIGEDRDWLRDVFQVPRGTGQSLVRHVPKHRNHYHVRFYNRRAQEAGIRAYKPLLEQGKIKPPVVYVNHRVRSGQTLGHLARRYGVSVRAIQAANGMRGTMLRAGRSYRIPVRDGVSRLPEAVQVTPRRLPPFTPATLAAVDWTPASHPVSPLGAEALTRLAALNPGKHSPALADPGPTGFPWPDPQVSELLFWYYQEYSQLKAELSM